A part of Roseitalea porphyridii genomic DNA contains:
- a CDS encoding bifunctional riboflavin kinase/FAD synthetase → MIARISSLGALDGDLRGGTVAIGNFDGVHRGHQAVLETARAAATRDGTPLVVLTFEPHPRAVFTPDRAPARITPAPMKAEILGALSFQAVVEMPFTLDFAALSADQFIDDVLVGGFGVRHVVTGFDFHFGARRQGGPAFLMEAGTTRGFDVILVDAERDTDIHVISSSRIREELAAGRLDHANALLGYRYRVRAPVVQGERLGRTLGYPTANMALPEETPLAHGIYAVRFIRPDGAIHDGVASFGRRPTVTEDGAPLLETFVFDFDGDLYGEEATVCLVAFQRGEEKFDDLDALIAQMKRDEATARATLEAIAPLSPLDAKLTFGG, encoded by the coding sequence ATGATCGCACGCATTTCCTCGCTCGGCGCGCTCGACGGCGATCTGCGCGGCGGCACCGTGGCGATCGGCAATTTCGACGGCGTCCACCGGGGCCATCAGGCCGTGCTGGAAACGGCCCGCGCGGCGGCGACGCGCGACGGCACGCCGCTTGTCGTGCTGACCTTCGAGCCGCATCCGCGCGCCGTGTTCACGCCCGATCGGGCGCCGGCGCGGATCACGCCGGCGCCGATGAAGGCCGAGATCCTGGGCGCGCTCAGCTTCCAGGCGGTCGTCGAGATGCCGTTCACGCTCGATTTCGCCGCTCTGAGCGCCGACCAGTTCATCGACGACGTGCTGGTGGGCGGTTTCGGCGTCCGCCATGTCGTCACGGGCTTCGACTTTCACTTCGGCGCGCGCCGCCAGGGCGGGCCGGCCTTTCTGATGGAAGCGGGCACGACGCGCGGGTTCGACGTGATCCTGGTCGACGCCGAGCGCGACACGGACATCCACGTCATCTCGTCGAGCCGCATTCGCGAGGAACTGGCGGCGGGCCGGCTCGACCATGCCAACGCGCTGCTCGGCTATCGCTACCGGGTGCGCGCGCCGGTCGTTCAGGGCGAAAGACTCGGCCGCACGCTCGGCTATCCCACCGCCAACATGGCGCTGCCGGAAGAAACCCCGCTCGCGCACGGCATCTATGCGGTGCGCTTCATCCGGCCGGACGGGGCGATCCATGACGGTGTCGCCAGTTTCGGCCGCCGGCCGACCGTGACCGAGGACGGCGCGCCGCTGCTGGAGACCTTTGTGTTCGACTTCGACGGCGATCTCTACGGCGAGGAGGCCACGGTGTGCCTGGTCGCCTTCCAGCGCGGCGAGGAGAAGTTCGACGATCTGGACGCGCTGATCGCCCAGATGAAGCGCGACGAGGCGACGGCACGGGCAACGCTTGAGGCGATCGCGCCCCTGTCGCCGCTCGACGCCAAACTGACCTTCGGAGGCTGA
- a CDS encoding glycine C-acetyltransferase — MPDAFIAHLEESLATMERDGLIKREREITSPQGARIAVGDRQVINLCANNYLGLADHPDLIAAAKGAMDDHGFGMASVRFICGTQDLHRALEHRLAAFLGKDDAILFAACFDANGGLFEPLLGPEDAIVSDALNHASIIDGIRLCKAKRHRYANSDMDDLEAQLKAARADGARFVMIATDGVFSMDGYLARLPEIAMLAGQYDALVMVDDCHATGFMGPQGRGTHAHFGVGDQIDILTGTLGKALGGALGGYIAGPQAVIDMLRQRARPYLFSNALPPAIVAAGIAAIDLVEKADDLRAALFGNADHWRAGLTDLGFELLPGEHPIVPVMLGEARLAQDMAAALFEEGVYVSGFFFPVVPKGQARIRTQMNAALSRDDLDAALRAFERAGKRTGVL; from the coding sequence ATGCCGGACGCGTTCATCGCTCATCTCGAGGAGAGTCTTGCGACCATGGAGCGCGACGGGCTGATCAAGCGCGAGCGCGAGATCACCTCGCCGCAGGGTGCCCGAATCGCGGTCGGCGACCGGCAGGTGATCAATCTGTGCGCCAACAACTATCTGGGCCTTGCCGACCATCCGGACCTGATCGCCGCGGCGAAAGGGGCGATGGACGATCACGGCTTCGGCATGGCCTCGGTCCGCTTCATCTGCGGCACCCAGGACCTGCACAGGGCGCTGGAGCACCGGCTGGCCGCGTTCCTGGGCAAGGACGACGCGATCCTGTTCGCGGCGTGCTTCGATGCCAATGGCGGCCTGTTCGAGCCGCTGCTCGGGCCCGAGGACGCGATCGTCTCCGACGCGCTCAACCATGCCTCGATCATCGACGGCATCCGCCTGTGCAAGGCCAAACGCCACCGCTACGCCAATTCGGACATGGACGATCTCGAAGCGCAACTGAAGGCCGCGCGGGCCGACGGCGCGCGCTTCGTGATGATCGCAACCGATGGCGTCTTCTCGATGGACGGCTATCTGGCGAGACTTCCCGAGATCGCCATGCTGGCGGGCCAGTACGACGCGCTCGTCATGGTCGACGACTGCCATGCCACCGGCTTCATGGGGCCGCAGGGGCGCGGAACCCATGCCCATTTCGGCGTCGGCGACCAGATCGACATCCTCACCGGCACGCTCGGCAAGGCGCTGGGCGGAGCGCTGGGCGGCTACATCGCCGGCCCGCAGGCGGTTATCGACATGTTGCGCCAGCGCGCCAGGCCCTACCTGTTCTCGAACGCGCTGCCGCCGGCGATCGTCGCCGCCGGGATCGCCGCGATCGATCTGGTCGAAAAGGCCGACGATCTGCGCGCCGCCCTGTTCGGCAATGCCGATCACTGGCGAGCCGGGCTCACCGATCTGGGTTTCGAGCTGTTGCCGGGCGAACACCCGATCGTGCCGGTCATGCTGGGCGAGGCGCGCCTCGCCCAGGACATGGCCGCCGCCCTTTTCGAGGAGGGCGTTTATGTCTCGGGTTTCTTCTTTCCGGTCGTGCCGAAGGGCCAGGCGCGCATCCGCACGCAGATGAACGCGGCCCTGAGCCGCGACGATCTCGATGCAGCCCTGCGTGCCTTCGAGCGGGCGGGCAAGCGCACGGGAGTGCTGTGA
- the tdh gene encoding L-threonine 3-dehydrogenase translates to MVESLVRSGREVEAQRRPNMMRALVKAEAGPGLEMQRVPVPEIGPDDVLIRIRKTGICGTDIHIWNWDEWAERTVPVPLVTGHEFAGVIVDKGRNVTDLTLGQRVSGEGHLVGKQSRASRAGRFHLDPETRGIGVNEQGAFADYLRLPAFNVVPLPDGVPDEIGAILDPLGNAVHTALSFDLVGEDVLITGAGPIGIMAGAVARHIGARHVVITDINPERLALAGKVADVVPVNVATTDLKSVTERLGMKEGFDVGLEMSGSQAAFDQMVEALVMGGRIAMLGIPPGKSPVDWSRIVFKAITIKGVYGREIFETWYKMIAMLENGLDVAPVITHRFSADAFEQGFAVMRSGDSGKVVLDWS, encoded by the coding sequence ATGGTCGAAAGCCTGGTCAGATCCGGCCGCGAGGTCGAAGCCCAACGCCGCCCCAACATGATGCGGGCATTGGTCAAGGCCGAGGCGGGGCCGGGCCTTGAGATGCAGCGCGTGCCGGTGCCCGAGATCGGCCCGGACGATGTGCTCATCCGCATCCGCAAGACCGGCATCTGCGGCACCGACATCCACATCTGGAACTGGGACGAATGGGCCGAACGGACCGTGCCCGTGCCGCTCGTGACCGGGCACGAATTCGCCGGCGTGATCGTCGACAAGGGACGCAACGTCACCGACCTGACGCTCGGCCAGCGCGTGTCGGGCGAGGGCCATCTGGTCGGCAAGCAGAGCCGGGCGAGCCGCGCCGGGCGCTTTCATCTCGATCCTGAAACGCGTGGCATCGGCGTCAACGAGCAGGGCGCGTTCGCCGACTATCTGCGCCTGCCCGCCTTCAACGTCGTGCCGCTGCCCGACGGCGTTCCCGACGAGATCGGCGCGATCCTCGACCCGCTCGGCAATGCGGTGCACACCGCGCTCTCGTTCGACCTGGTCGGCGAGGACGTTCTGATCACCGGCGCCGGGCCGATCGGCATCATGGCCGGCGCGGTCGCCCGCCACATCGGCGCGCGCCATGTGGTGATCACCGACATTAATCCCGAGCGGCTGGCGCTCGCCGGGAAGGTCGCCGATGTGGTGCCGGTGAACGTGGCGACGACCGACCTCAAATCGGTGACCGAACGGCTCGGCATGAAGGAAGGCTTCGATGTGGGCCTTGAGATGAGCGGCTCGCAGGCGGCGTTCGACCAGATGGTCGAGGCGCTCGTCATGGGCGGTCGCATCGCCATGCTCGGCATTCCGCCGGGCAAGTCGCCGGTCGACTGGTCGCGCATCGTCTTCAAGGCGATCACCATCAAGGGCGTCTATGGCCGCGAGATCTTCGAGACCTGGTACAAGATGATCGCCATGCTCGAGAACGGGCTCGACGTCGCGCCCGTGATCACGCACCGGTTCTCCGCCGATGCGTTCGAGCAGGGCTTCGCCGTGATGCGCTCGGGCGACAGCGGCAAGGTCGTGCTGGACTGGAGCTGA
- a CDS encoding DUF998 domain-containing protein: MHATLTAPSARRTRDRATLVCGIAGLASCMIVIMADFTTATIYERLGLFADTISAMAAGRGAMIMDTALLILVGGIVAIAFGLWRQRLPGWRWRAVIIALLAVAGIIAAIALFNEYGDGDVNDSWTFHYRLVYALGIIFTAVPLLAAHDLKPIDRRLWLGSYALGAAWFVAGPLMFTVPTGWDGLLERVAAGIMLLWLIGASIFLIRQPDGR, encoded by the coding sequence ATGCATGCCACGCTCACAGCGCCGTCCGCACGGCGGACCAGGGATCGGGCCACACTCGTCTGCGGCATCGCCGGGCTGGCCAGCTGCATGATCGTCATCATGGCGGACTTCACCACCGCGACCATCTACGAGCGGCTCGGCCTGTTCGCCGACACGATCAGCGCGATGGCCGCCGGACGCGGTGCGATGATCATGGATACGGCGCTGCTCATTCTGGTTGGCGGCATTGTGGCCATCGCATTCGGGCTCTGGCGGCAAAGGCTGCCGGGCTGGCGCTGGCGGGCCGTGATCATTGCCTTGCTGGCGGTCGCCGGCATCATCGCCGCCATTGCCCTCTTCAACGAGTATGGGGACGGTGACGTCAACGACAGCTGGACTTTCCACTACCGGCTCGTCTATGCGCTCGGCATCATCTTCACGGCCGTACCGCTTCTCGCCGCACACGATCTCAAGCCGATCGATCGTCGGCTGTGGCTGGGCTCCTATGCGCTCGGCGCGGCATGGTTCGTCGCCGGCCCGCTGATGTTCACGGTACCCACCGGCTGGGACGGACTCCTCGAACGCGTGGCGGCCGGCATCATGCTCTTATGGCTCATAGGTGCCTCGATCTTCCTGATCCGGCAACCGGACGGCCGGTAG
- a CDS encoding SulP family inorganic anion transporter, with protein MKATLAALAGRMSFADTVPHSPPPLTPSRIRTELLSGLTVALALVPEAVAFAFVAGVHPLVGLYAAFIVGLITAIMGGRPGMISGATGALAVVMVSLVAQHGVEYLFAAVVLMGIIQILAGLFHLGKFIRLVPHPVMLGFVNGLAIVIFMAQLSQFRVPGPDGGQVWMTGWPLALMLGLVALTMAIIWALPKLTRAVPAPLAGIAVVATLVIAFGIDVPRVGDLASIEGGLPQFHVPAVPLTLETLWIVLPYALILAAIGLIESLLTLNLVGEITGQRGGASKECVAQGTANTVTGFFGGMGGCAMIGQSMINVKSGGRTRLSGISAALFLLAFILFASSLIKQIPLAALVGVMFMVVICTFAWQSLTILRRIPTTDAFVIFLVTIVTVLTDLAIAVIVGVIVSALAYAWSNATRIRATTHITPEGAKTYQIEGPLFFGSADGFVELFDPDNDPALVIADFMNSRVADQSALQAIEQIAGRYEAAGKTLQLRHLSRDCHQLLNRAGQLIVDSDDDPDYGVAVDYGVRIGSLGGAH; from the coding sequence ATGAAAGCCACCCTGGCAGCCCTGGCCGGGCGCATGTCGTTTGCCGACACCGTTCCGCACTCACCACCTCCGCTCACCCCCTCGCGCATCAGGACAGAGCTTCTGTCGGGTCTGACCGTGGCGCTCGCGCTCGTTCCCGAAGCGGTGGCCTTTGCCTTCGTCGCCGGGGTTCATCCGCTGGTCGGGCTCTATGCGGCGTTCATCGTCGGCCTGATCACCGCCATAATGGGCGGCCGGCCGGGCATGATCTCCGGCGCCACCGGCGCGCTCGCCGTGGTGATGGTGTCGCTGGTCGCCCAGCATGGCGTCGAATACCTGTTCGCCGCCGTCGTGCTGATGGGCATCATTCAGATCCTCGCCGGCCTTTTCCACCTGGGCAAGTTCATTCGCCTGGTGCCGCATCCGGTCATGCTCGGTTTCGTCAACGGGCTGGCGATCGTCATCTTCATGGCGCAGCTGTCCCAGTTCAGGGTGCCCGGACCCGATGGCGGCCAGGTCTGGATGACCGGCTGGCCGCTCGCCCTCATGCTCGGCCTCGTCGCGCTGACGATGGCGATCATCTGGGCCCTGCCCAAACTCACCAGGGCCGTGCCCGCGCCGCTCGCCGGCATCGCGGTCGTTGCCACGCTGGTGATCGCCTTCGGTATCGATGTGCCGCGCGTCGGCGATCTGGCCTCGATCGAGGGCGGCTTGCCGCAATTCCATGTGCCCGCGGTGCCCCTGACGCTGGAGACGCTGTGGATTGTCCTGCCCTATGCGCTGATCCTTGCGGCCATCGGCCTGATCGAGAGCCTTCTGACGCTCAATCTGGTCGGCGAGATCACCGGCCAGCGCGGCGGCGCATCGAAGGAATGCGTCGCCCAGGGCACCGCCAACACCGTAACCGGCTTCTTTGGCGGCATGGGCGGCTGCGCGATGATCGGTCAGTCCATGATCAACGTCAAATCGGGCGGACGAACGCGCCTGTCGGGCATTTCGGCCGCGCTGTTCCTGCTCGCCTTCATCCTGTTCGCCTCGTCTCTGATCAAGCAGATCCCGCTTGCCGCGCTGGTCGGCGTCATGTTCATGGTCGTGATCTGCACGTTCGCCTGGCAGAGCCTGACGATTCTGCGCCGCATTCCGACGACCGACGCCTTCGTCATTTTTCTGGTCACCATCGTCACCGTTCTGACCGACCTTGCCATCGCGGTCATCGTCGGCGTCATCGTCTCGGCGCTCGCCTATGCGTGGAGCAACGCCACGCGCATCCGCGCGACGACGCACATAACCCCCGAAGGCGCCAAGACCTACCAGATCGAGGGGCCGCTGTTCTTCGGCTCCGCCGATGGCTTCGTCGAACTGTTCGACCCGGACAACGATCCGGCGCTGGTAATCGCCGATTTCATGAACAGCCGCGTCGCCGACCAGTCGGCCCTGCAGGCGATCGAGCAGATCGCCGGACGTTACGAAGCGGCCGGCAAGACGCTGCAGCTGCGCCACCTGTCGCGCGACTGCCATCAGCTTCTCAACCGCGCCGGCCAGCTCATCGTCGATTCCGACGACGATCCGGACTATGGCGTGGCCGTCGACTATGGCGTCAGGATCGGATCGCTGGGCGGCGCGCACTGA
- the groL gene encoding chaperonin GroEL (60 kDa chaperone family; promotes refolding of misfolded polypeptides especially under stressful conditions; forms two stacked rings of heptamers to form a barrel-shaped 14mer; ends can be capped by GroES; misfolded proteins enter the barrel where they are refolded when GroES binds), translated as MSAKEVKFGRTARERMLDGVNILADAVKVTLGPKGRNVVLDKSFGAPRITKDGVTVAKEIELEDKFENMGAQMVREVASKTNDIAGDGTTTATVLAQSIVQEGHKAVAAGMNPMDLKRGIDLAVHQVVETLLSSATKINTSDEVAQVGTISANGEKEIGTMISEAMQKVGNEGVITVEEAKTAETELEVVEGMQFDRGYLSPYFVTNPEKMVADLEDPYILIHEKKLSNLQAMLPILESVVQSSRPLLIIAEDVEGEALATLVVNKLRGGLKIAAVKAPGFGDRRKAMLEDIAILTGGQVISEDLGIKLENVTLDMLGTAKKVTITKEETTIVDGAGQKADIEGRVAQIKQQIEETSSDYDREKLQERLAKLAGGVAVIRVGGSTEVEVKERKDRVDDALNATRAAVEEGIVPGGGTALLRASKKITVTGENDDQDAGIAIVRRALQSPARQIATNAGAEASIIAGKILESDDEKFGYNAQTGEFGDMVAMGIVDPVKVVRTALEDAGSVAGLLITTEAMIADAPKKESAPAGGGGMPDMGGMGMM; from the coding sequence ATGTCCGCCAAGGAAGTCAAATTCGGCCGTACGGCCCGCGAGCGCATGCTCGATGGCGTCAACATCCTCGCCGATGCCGTCAAGGTCACGCTGGGCCCGAAAGGCCGCAACGTGGTCCTCGACAAGTCGTTCGGCGCACCGCGCATCACCAAGGACGGCGTGACCGTCGCCAAGGAAATCGAACTGGAAGACAAGTTCGAGAACATGGGCGCGCAGATGGTGCGCGAGGTCGCCTCCAAGACCAACGACATCGCCGGTGACGGCACCACCACCGCGACCGTCCTCGCCCAGTCGATCGTCCAGGAAGGCCACAAGGCGGTCGCCGCCGGCATGAACCCGATGGATCTGAAGCGCGGCATCGATCTGGCCGTTCATCAGGTCGTCGAGACCCTGCTTTCGAGCGCCACCAAGATCAACACCTCCGACGAGGTCGCCCAGGTCGGCACGATCTCGGCAAATGGCGAAAAGGAAATCGGCACGATGATTTCCGAAGCCATGCAGAAGGTCGGCAACGAGGGCGTGATCACGGTCGAGGAAGCCAAGACCGCCGAGACCGAACTGGAAGTCGTCGAAGGCATGCAGTTCGACCGCGGCTACCTGTCGCCCTACTTCGTCACCAACCCCGAGAAGATGGTGGCCGACCTCGAGGATCCCTACATCCTGATCCACGAGAAGAAGCTCTCCAACCTGCAGGCCATGCTGCCGATCCTGGAATCGGTCGTGCAGTCCTCGCGTCCGCTGCTGATCATCGCCGAGGACGTCGAAGGCGAAGCGCTGGCGACGCTGGTCGTCAACAAGCTGCGCGGCGGCCTGAAGATCGCGGCCGTCAAGGCTCCGGGCTTCGGCGATCGCCGCAAGGCCATGCTCGAGGACATCGCCATCCTGACCGGTGGCCAGGTGATCTCCGAGGACCTGGGCATCAAGCTCGAGAACGTCACGCTCGACATGCTCGGCACGGCCAAGAAGGTCACGATCACCAAGGAAGAGACGACGATCGTCGACGGCGCCGGCCAGAAGGCCGACATTGAGGGCCGCGTCGCGCAGATCAAGCAGCAGATCGAGGAAACCTCCTCGGACTATGACCGCGAGAAGCTGCAGGAGCGCCTTGCCAAGCTCGCAGGCGGCGTCGCCGTGATCCGCGTCGGCGGTTCGACCGAGGTCGAGGTCAAGGAACGCAAGGACCGTGTCGACGACGCGCTGAACGCAACCCGCGCGGCCGTCGAGGAAGGCATCGTGCCGGGCGGCGGCACCGCGCTGCTGCGCGCTTCCAAGAAGATCACGGTCACCGGCGAGAACGACGACCAGGATGCCGGTATCGCCATCGTGCGCCGTGCCCTGCAGTCGCCGGCACGCCAGATCGCGACCAATGCGGGCGCCGAAGCCTCGATCATCGCCGGCAAGATCCTCGAAAGCGATGACGAGAAGTTCGGCTACAACGCCCAGACCGGCGAGTTCGGCGACATGGTCGCCATGGGCATCGTCGATCCGGTCAAGGTCGTGCGCACCGCGCTCGAGGACGCAGGTTCGGTTGCAGGCCTGCTAATCACCACCGAAGCGATGATCGCCGATGCGCCCAAGAAGGAGTCGGCCCCGGCCGGTGGCGGCGGCATGCCCGACATGGGCGGCATGGGCATGATGTAA
- the groES gene encoding co-chaperone GroES, which translates to MAEMNFRPLHDRVVVRRVESEEKTAGGIIIPDTAKEKPQEGEVIAVGPGGRDDDGDLIPMDVKAGDRVLFGKWSGTEVKLNGEDLLIMKESDIMGVLA; encoded by the coding sequence ATGGCAGAGATGAACTTTCGTCCGCTGCACGACCGCGTGGTCGTTCGCCGCGTCGAGTCCGAAGAGAAGACGGCCGGCGGCATCATCATTCCCGACACCGCCAAGGAAAAGCCGCAGGAAGGCGAAGTGATCGCCGTGGGTCCGGGCGGCCGCGACGATGACGGCGACCTGATCCCGATGGACGTCAAGGCCGGCGACCGCGTGCTGTTCGGCAAGTGGTCGGGCACCGAGGTCAAGCTCAATGGCGAAGACCTGCTGATCATGAAGGAAAGCGACATCATGGGCGTGCTCGCCTGA
- a CDS encoding TadE/TadG family type IV pilus assembly protein, with protein sequence MISRIRHFIVADRKGVAAIEFGLLAPAFFMLMIAIFEICYYVYMSTAAQRAVEKAVFDLRTDHAATVALQNGFTIEQWYRDAICGRLNLSTCEDTLVVSIELYDDDMNPVWSTSEPDELTFGPRETLMRVEAHVEMPTVMFTDLMFGDAAAQLGTGITFMTEP encoded by the coding sequence ATGATCAGCCGGATCAGACATTTCATCGTCGCAGACAGGAAAGGCGTGGCCGCCATCGAGTTCGGCCTGCTCGCGCCGGCCTTCTTCATGCTGATGATCGCGATCTTCGAGATCTGCTATTACGTCTACATGTCCACCGCGGCCCAGCGCGCGGTGGAGAAGGCCGTCTTCGACCTGCGCACCGATCACGCGGCAACGGTAGCGCTTCAAAACGGCTTCACAATCGAGCAGTGGTATCGCGACGCCATCTGCGGGCGGCTGAACCTTTCGACCTGCGAGGACACGCTGGTCGTCTCGATCGAACTTTACGACGACGACATGAACCCGGTCTGGTCGACCTCCGAGCCCGACGAGCTGACCTTCGGCCCGCGCGAAACGCTGATGCGCGTGGAGGCGCATGTCGAGATGCCGACGGTCATGTTCACCGACCTGATGTTCGGCGATGCCGCCGCGCAGCTGGGCACCGGCATCACCTTCATGACGGAGCCATGA
- a CDS encoding TadE/TadG family type IV pilus assembly protein — protein MMFLVRAARRLVRRADARMRRFAADARASVAVEMAFVLPIFATMAFLTWDAGTVYTQYNRSTSNLYSLGDIIATRTSDLTCDQLDSIAELVYDSYAYGNWARRTGSGMDFDRNGALDFRFRITMVRAETRPNGSVRGLIEWEYVRAGRSARDPGNYIRIPDEMQIDGMRFVIVDGFIFLAPTFNYLGIFDMDPDRGGSEGRFDLEQFFPLRFVPNIALVEEPGDLFDDKCKG, from the coding sequence ATGATGTTCCTCGTCCGCGCCGCGCGCCGCCTTGTCCGCCGTGCCGATGCGCGCATGCGCCGGTTCGCCGCCGATGCGCGTGCGTCCGTCGCCGTGGAGATGGCGTTCGTGCTGCCCATATTCGCGACGATGGCGTTCCTGACCTGGGACGCCGGAACGGTCTACACCCAGTACAACCGGTCGACCTCCAACCTCTATTCGCTCGGCGACATCATCGCGACGCGCACGTCCGACCTGACGTGCGACCAGCTCGATTCGATCGCCGAACTGGTCTACGATTCCTACGCCTATGGGAACTGGGCGCGCCGCACCGGGTCGGGGATGGACTTCGACCGCAACGGTGCGCTCGACTTCCGCTTCCGCATCACGATGGTGCGCGCCGAGACCCGTCCCAACGGATCGGTGCGCGGCCTCATCGAATGGGAATATGTGCGCGCCGGCCGGTCGGCCCGCGATCCGGGCAACTACATCAGAATTCCCGACGAGATGCAGATCGACGGCATGCGTTTCGTCATCGTCGACGGGTTCATCTTCCTGGCGCCGACCTTCAACTATCTGGGCATCTTCGACATGGACCCGGACCGCGGCGGTTCCGAGGGCCGGTTCGATCTCGAGCAGTTCTTTCCCTTGCGCTTTGTCCCCAACATCGCCCTCGTCGAGGAGCCTGGCGACCTGTTCGACGACAAGTGCAAGGGCTGA
- a CDS encoding TIGR01459 family HAD-type hydrolase: MSLRTIEALDALHEDYDAFLCDVWGVLHNGVTAWPEAFGALQRARSAGKTVVLITNAPRPHAQVRQQLGLLGVPEDAYDDVVTSGDVTRVLISEAPRRLFHIGTERDLALFDGLDVELVEEPEASAVVVSGPYDDETETPDDYADMLRRLRARDLPMICANPDIVVERGDRLVYCAGAIARAYALLGGRTLIAGKPHGPIYAEAMRRIEAARGAPVDRARVLAIGDGLTTDVKGAMDNGFDLLFVSNGIHARDYGEPGRPDPQRLDAYLRDFGADPVATMVRLT, encoded by the coding sequence TTGTCATTACGGACGATCGAGGCGCTGGACGCGCTCCACGAGGACTATGACGCGTTCCTGTGCGACGTCTGGGGCGTTCTGCACAATGGCGTGACGGCCTGGCCGGAGGCTTTCGGCGCGCTGCAGCGCGCGCGGTCGGCGGGCAAGACGGTCGTGCTGATCACCAACGCGCCGCGCCCGCACGCCCAGGTCCGCCAGCAGCTCGGCCTGCTCGGCGTCCCCGAGGATGCCTATGACGATGTCGTCACCTCGGGCGATGTGACGCGCGTCCTCATCTCCGAGGCGCCGCGCCGGCTCTTCCACATCGGCACCGAGCGCGACCTCGCCCTGTTCGACGGGCTCGATGTCGAGTTGGTCGAGGAACCCGAAGCGTCGGCCGTCGTCGTCTCCGGCCCCTATGACGACGAGACCGAGACGCCGGACGACTATGCGGACATGCTGCGCCGGCTGCGGGCCCGCGACCTGCCGATGATCTGCGCCAATCCCGACATCGTGGTCGAGCGCGGCGACCGGCTCGTCTACTGCGCCGGCGCGATCGCCCGCGCCTATGCGCTGCTCGGCGGCCGGACGCTGATCGCCGGCAAGCCGCACGGGCCGATCTATGCCGAGGCGATGCGGCGCATCGAGGCCGCCCGGGGGGCGCCGGTCGACCGCGCCCGCGTTCTGGCGATCGGCGACGGGCTGACCACCGACGTCAAGGGGGCCATGGACAACGGGTTCGATCTGCTGTTCGTCTCCAACGGGATCCATGCCCGCGACTATGGCGAGCCGGGCCGACCGGATCCGCAGCGCCTCGATGCCTATCTGCGCGACTTCGGCGCCGATCCCGTCGCCACCATGGTGCGGCTCACCTGA
- a CDS encoding universal stress protein gives MFKTIIAAYDGSDHAKKAVEMACDVARRYEATLHIVHTPQVPGETMMVGYSAVPLPPSAEELEKAGEEAIGKAKAIAAEHGVAEPVTHVRPGDPGRTIVEYAKTNEADLIVMGRRGLGNFGAMLVGSVTHKVSQLAECAVLTVK, from the coding sequence ATGTTCAAGACGATCATCGCCGCCTATGACGGATCGGATCATGCCAAGAAGGCCGTCGAAATGGCCTGCGACGTTGCCCGCCGCTACGAGGCGACCCTGCACATCGTGCACACCCCGCAGGTGCCCGGCGAGACCATGATGGTCGGCTATTCCGCCGTGCCGCTGCCGCCGAGCGCCGAGGAACTCGAAAAGGCCGGCGAAGAAGCGATCGGCAAGGCGAAGGCCATCGCCGCCGAGCATGGCGTCGCCGAGCCGGTGACCCATGTCCGGCCCGGTGATCCCGGCCGGACGATCGTTGAATACGCAAAGACCAACGAGGCCGATCTGATCGTCATGGGCCGGCGCGGGCTTGGCAATTTCGGCGCAATGCTGGTCGGAAGCGTGACGCACAAGGTCTCGCAACTGGCCGAATGCGCCGTGCTGACGGTCAAATAG